One window from the genome of Pseudomonas fluorescens encodes:
- a CDS encoding GIY-YIG nuclease family protein — translation MTTADLSPDLPAQGPAEADKPWFVYLVRAANGSLYCGISDDPVRRFAKHQSGKGARFFLSSPAVALVYTEACRDKGEALRQERLIKKLKKSAKECLVASALSLHQPG, via the coding sequence ATCTGCCTGCGCAAGGCCCCGCCGAAGCGGACAAACCCTGGTTCGTCTACTTGGTGCGGGCTGCCAATGGCTCGCTGTACTGCGGCATCAGTGATGACCCGGTGCGGCGCTTCGCCAAGCATCAAAGCGGCAAGGGCGCGCGCTTTTTCCTGTCCAGCCCGGCAGTGGCCCTGGTGTATACCGAGGCCTGTCGTGACAAGGGCGAGGCCCTGCGCCAGGAGCGACTGATCAAAAAGCTCAAGAAAAGCGCCAAGGAATGCCTGGTGGCCAGTGCGCTGTCGCTTCATCAGCCTGGCTGA
- a CDS encoding glutathione S-transferase family protein: protein MSELILHHYPTSPFAEKARLLLGFKGLSWRSASIPPMMPKPDLTALTGGYRKTPVLQAGADIYCDTSLIARRLEQEKASPALFPEGREMLAASFAAWADSVVFQHAVSLVFQPESVAVRFAKLSPEAIKAFISDRAGLFSGGTTTRLPADQAKHQWPTIMARLEQQLQREEGDFLLGDPSIADFAMAHPLWFLKATPVTSPLVDAYPAVSAWLARVLGFGHGASSQISAEEALEVARNATPAALPDESFEEPNGFTAGQQVTIAATDYGVDPVVGELLFAGSEELILRREDERGGVVHVHFPRFGFRIEAR from the coding sequence ATGTCAGAGCTGATTCTTCATCATTACCCAACGTCTCCTTTCGCGGAAAAAGCCCGGCTGTTGCTGGGCTTCAAGGGCCTGTCCTGGCGTTCGGCGAGCATTCCGCCAATGATGCCCAAGCCTGACCTGACGGCGCTGACGGGCGGCTATCGCAAGACGCCGGTATTGCAGGCCGGCGCGGACATCTATTGCGATACGTCCCTGATCGCCCGTCGGCTGGAGCAGGAAAAAGCCTCGCCGGCCCTGTTCCCCGAAGGCCGGGAAATGCTGGCTGCGTCCTTTGCCGCCTGGGCCGATTCGGTGGTGTTTCAGCACGCGGTGAGCCTGGTGTTCCAGCCTGAGTCGGTGGCGGTGCGTTTCGCCAAGCTATCGCCTGAAGCCATCAAGGCGTTCATCAGCGACCGCGCCGGGCTGTTCAGTGGCGGCACGACCACGCGCTTGCCTGCCGACCAGGCCAAGCACCAGTGGCCGACGATCATGGCGCGCCTGGAGCAGCAGTTGCAGCGCGAGGAGGGCGATTTCCTGTTGGGTGATCCGTCGATTGCCGACTTCGCCATGGCCCATCCGCTGTGGTTCCTCAAGGCCACCCCGGTGACCTCGCCGCTGGTGGACGCGTATCCGGCTGTTTCGGCATGGTTGGCACGGGTGCTGGGTTTCGGCCATGGCGCATCGAGCCAGATAAGTGCCGAAGAAGCCTTGGAGGTTGCCCGCAACGCGACACCGGCAGCGCTGCCGGATGAGTCGTTCGAAGAGCCGAACGGCTTCACGGCAGGGCAGCAGGTGACCATCGCCGCGACGGACTATGGCGTTGATCCGGTAGTCGGGGAGTTATTGTTTGCGGGCAGCGAAGAATTGATTCTGCGTCGCGAAGATGAGCGTGGCGGGGTGGTGCATGTGCACTTTCCGCGGTTCGGGTTTCGGATCGAGGCTCGCTGA
- a CDS encoding glutaredoxin family protein, whose protein sequence is MLGRVLKKFLLILLVVVAYQNWGKIERVFNPSQMVSEQVRTHARVVLYATDWCGYCKATRRFLDEKGVPFREFDIEKDTEARKAYEALGGRGIPILDVNGTLIRGYEPENILKALSAI, encoded by the coding sequence ATGCTCGGTAGGGTGCTGAAGAAGTTTCTGCTGATTCTGCTGGTAGTGGTGGCGTACCAGAACTGGGGCAAGATCGAGCGGGTGTTCAACCCATCACAGATGGTTTCCGAGCAGGTCCGAACCCATGCTCGGGTCGTGCTGTATGCCACCGACTGGTGCGGCTACTGCAAGGCCACACGACGGTTCCTGGATGAAAAAGGCGTGCCGTTTCGCGAGTTCGATATCGAGAAGGACACCGAGGCGCGCAAGGCCTACGAGGCGTTGGGTGGCCGGGGGATTCCGATCCTCGATGTGAATGGCACGTTGATTCGTGGGTACGAGCCGGAGAATATTCTCAAGGCGTTGTCTGCCATCTAG